GCTTGCTCTGTACCCCCCGGAGTGAACGGCGATGAGCGACCTCCGGGTGCGCTCGATCCGCTCGCTTCGGCTCCGGTGGGGGCTCCTCGCGCTCGCGACCACGGGGGGGATCGCGGCGGTCTACGTCGGGATCGCACCGTTTCTCTCGGACGACCACGCCGGTCGCTGGCTGGTCGGCACGGGGGCGGTCCTCGCGGTCGAACTCGGGCTCCTCTGGTACTTCATCCCGCGAAACCACGGCGACGGGGAGGCCCTCGCACCCTCGTTCGGGCCGGCCACGCTCGTCACACTCCTCAGGGGGGTGTTCGTCGCCTGTCTCGCCGGTTTCCTGCTCGTGCCGTGGCTCGAGGGCCCACTCGCCTGGGCTCCGGTCTCCCTCTACGCGGCCGCGGCCACGCTCGACGCCGTCGACGGCGCGCTCGCCCGGGCGACCGACCGGGCGACGGTTCTCGGCGCGCGCCTCGACACCGAGATCGACGCGCTCGGGGTTCTGCTCGCGGTCTCGCTCGCGGTCGGCTACGGCCAGCTCCCGCTCCCCTTCCTCGCGATCGGATTCGCCCGCTACGTCTTCGTCGTCGGGTCGTGGTTCCGCCGGCTGCGAGGGCTCCCGGTCTACGACCTCCCGTCCCGGCGGATCGGCCGAACGCTCGCGGGCCTCCAGATGGCCGTCCTCGCCGTGGCGCTCCTGCCCGTGGTTTCGCCGTCGGTCGCGACGCTCCTCGCCACGCTCGTCGCGGTCCCGTTCCTCGCGGGCTTTCTCCGCGACTGGCTTCACCACGCCGGTCACCTGGGCCGTGCGGAACACCGATGAGGGACTCGGCCGTAGGAGGGGGTGTGTCCCGGAGGCTGCTTCGATTCGTCGGGCCGGGAGAGATCGAGATCGACACCGAACCGATCCCGACACCCGACCCGGGGGAAGTCCTCGTCGAGACGGCCTGCTCCGGGATCAGCCCCGGCACCGAACTCATGCTCTTTCGCGGCGAGGCTCCGACCGACCTCCCGGCGGACGAGACGATCGCCGCGCTCTCCGGGGACCTCTCGTACCCGACCACCTACGGCTACGCCTGCGTCGGCCGCGTGAGCGAGGTCGGAGGGGGGGTCGCGGAGGAGTGGCTCGACCGCCGAGTCTTCGCCTTCCAGCCCCACGCGAGTCACTTCACCGCCTCGCCCGACGAGCTCGTCCCGATCGGGGACTACTCCCCCGATCGGGCAACGCTCCTCCCCCACGTCGAGACGGCGCTCTCGATCTGTATGGACGCCAGGCCGACGATCGGCGAACGAGCGGGGGTGTTCGGCCAGGGGCTGATCGGCCTGCTCACGACGCAGATGCTCGCTGCCCACCCGCTCGCCGAACTCTCGACGGTCGACGGCTCCGAGGACCGACGCGAGCGTTCGCTCGCGCTCGGCGCCGATCGCTCGGTCGGCTCTGAAGAACTCCTCTCGGAACTCGACTGTGCGATCGAGCTCTCCGGGAACCCCGCGGCACTCGACTCGGCGATCGGCGCGACGGGCTACGGTGGACGGGTGATCGTCGGCTCGTGGTACGGCGCAAAGCGCGTGGACCTCGACCTCGGCGGGCGGTTCCACCGCAGCCGGATCTCGATCGAGTCGAGTCAGGTGAGCACCATCGCCCCCCGTCTCCGGGGACGGTGGGACACCGACCGCCGGCTCTCGATCGCGACGGCGTGGCTCTCGCGGGTCGATCCCGACACGTTTCTCACCCACCAGTTCTCCGTGGAGGAGGCGACCGAGGCCTTCCGACTGCTCGACCGACGCGAGGCCGTCGGGGTGGTCCTCACCTACTGATTTTTCACGCTCCCGTCCCTTCCCTCGTCATGTACGCCGTCGCCGTCGAGACGGAGTTCGTCGCACAGCACTTCCTCACGGTGCCCGACTGCGACCCCGAGAACGAGCGCCACTCTCACCACTACGGACTCGACGTCGCCTTCGAGGGGAGCGAACTCGACGACCGCGGCTACCTACTCGACATCGAGTGGATCGAAGAGGAGCTAGAGCGGATCGAGTCGCGCTACCGCGACGAGACGCTCAACGACCTCCCCGAGTTCGAGGGGCTCAACCCGAGCGTCGAGCACTTCTCGCGGGTCGTCGCCGAGTCGGTCGCCGAGTCGATCCCGACCGGCCGACTGGACGCGATCACCGTCACCGTGAGCGAGGACGACGTCGCCCGAGCGGCCTACACGCACTCTCCCTGATGCGGATCGGTTTCGTGATCTACGGCGACATCGACGCCAGATCGGGTGGGTTCCTCTACGACCGCGAGATAGTCGACCGGTTCAGAGCGCGCGGCGAGTGCGAGGTGCTCTCGCTGCCCTGGCGGGAAACGGCGTCGAGAGCGCTCGCGGACGACCTCCGGTCGCTGCTTCGCGACCGGGACGAGGAGTTCGACGTCTTCCTCCAGGACGAACTCGCCCACCGCTCGCTCTCGCTTTCGAACCGCTGGCTCGACACCCCGACGGTCGCGCTCGTCCACATGCTCCGCTGGCCGACGTGTTCGGGAGCGAACCGACGCCTCGCGCGGTCGGTCGAACGGCGATATCTCGCCAGCGTGAACGGCTTCGTCTTCAACAGCCGAGCCACGAGAAGAGCAGTCGAGAGCGTAACCGACCCATCGCCGAGCGTCGTCGCCTATCCGGCGGGCGATCGGTTCGGCGTCGAAACCGACGCCGAGACGGTCCGCTCCAGAGCGATCGAGGGCCCACTCCGGGTGGTCTTCCTCGGGAACGTGATCCGGAGGAAGGGGCTCGATACGCTCCTCGAGGCTCTGGCGAGACTGGAACCACCGTGGCGGCTGACCGTCGTCGGCGACCTCGGGGCGGAACCCGGCTACACCCACGATATCCGCGACCTGATCGGACGGCTCGGGATCCGGGACAGCGTCGCACTCGCCGGGGGTATCTCGGACGAAGCGCTCGCCGACGTGCTCCGCGAGAACCACGTCATCGCTCTCCCCTCGCGCTACGAACCGTTCGGGATCGCGCTGCTCGAGGGGATGTCCGCGGGACTGGTACCGCTCGCGACGACCGCCGGTGGGCCGCCGGAGTTCGTCAGCCACGGCGAGAGCGGACTGCTCGTCCAGCCCGGAAGTCCGGAAACGATCGCGATGGCGCTGGAGGCGCTCGCCGCCGACCGCGAACGGCTCGCGACGATGGGCGTCGCCGCCCGCGAACGCGCGGCGCGTCACCCGTCGTGGGACGAGACCGCCGACCGGGTCCACGGCCTGCTCCGACGGGTGATCCGATGACCGAGTTCTCCCACGAGCGCTACCTGCGCGCGAAGCGGACGGTCGACGACCGCGCGATCGACCGCCGGACGTTCGACCGACTTCGGGGTGCGCTATCCGGGAGAGAGAGCCTCTCGATCGTCGAGATCGGCTGCGGGATCGGCACGGGGTTCACGCGACTCGTCGACTGGGGGCTCTTTCCCGCCGGGTCGGTGGTGGAGTACGTGGGCGTCGATCGGCGACCGGGAACGGTCGCCCGGGCGCACAGACACGTCACGTCGTGGGCGGAGGGTGCCGGCCACGAGGTCCGGACCGACGAGGATCGTCAGGTGGTCGGGACCGACGAACGCTCGTTCTCGGTCCGGTTCCTCGCGGACGACGCCCGTTCCGTCCTCGACGAGGCGACCGATGTCGACCTGCTCGTGGGACAGGCGATCTTCGACCTGCTCGACCTCGAGCGTGCGCTCTCGGCCTGCCGGTCGGCGCTCCGTTCGGGTGGACTGCTCTACGCCCCGATCACGTTCGACGGCCTGACGGCGTTCGAACCGGCGCACCCGCTCGACGAGCGGCTACTGAAGAGATACCACGCGAGCATGGACGAGCGTACCGGCCACAGCGAGACCGGGAGACGGCTGCTGACGGCGCTACCCACGTCGGGAATGGAGCTCCTCGCCGCGGGCGGCTCCGACTGGATCGTCTTCCCTCCCTATTCGGCCGACGAGGCGTACTTCCTCGCCCACCTCACGGAGTTCGTCCGACGCGAACTCGTCGACGCCGATCCGAACCCGGAGGTCGAGCGGTGGGTAGAGACGCGTCGCTCGCAGATCGAGCGCGAGGAACTGGTCCTCGTCGCGCACAACCTCGACGTGCTCGGGCGCGTTCGTTAATCCGCGTGCCGCGGCGGCTCCTCACAGCTCTCCAGGCCGATCTCGACGAGCTGACTGAGTACCTCGCTCTCGGTGAGACCGTGCCGTCTCGCGAGCGACCCCACCCGTCCCGCGACCTCGTCCTCGCAGACGAGGCGGTACCGTTTCGCCATTACGTACTACTCGGTCCGCGAGGTCTTAACCGTATGGCAGACGGTTGTCGTACTCCAGCTACTCGACGACGAGACGGGTCTTCTCGCCGACGCGGGCGGCTTCCGTCGAGCCCTCGTCGCCGAGCAGGCCCCGGGCGGCGCGCTTTCCCCACTCCACGGCGGGCTGCGTGAACGTCTCGACGCCGAACAGTTCGCCCGCGAGCACGCAGGCCGCCTCCATCCCGTAGAGCAGTTCGCCGAGTCCGCGCTCGTCGATCCGATCCACCTCGACTCTCACGTTCGGCCGGCCGGCGGTGGCGAGGCTCGCCTCCGTCGCCTCGAACTCGGCCTCGAGTACCGTCCCCAGGTCCGTCCCGCCGAGGTACCCGATCCCCTCCAGTTCCGTCTCGGGGATCGGACACGGTTCGCGCTCGCTCGGGCGTACCAGCGTCACCATCGCGTCGCGCGGGCCGGCCCGCCAGTACTGGAGCTGTGAGTGCTGGTCTGTCGCGCCGACCGCTCGGCTCGGGAGCTGTCCCAGACCGTCCTTCCCGAGGCTCTCCGCCCAGAGCTGGGCGAACCACTCGGAGAAGGTCTCCAAGGACTCGGCGTACGGACACATCGCGTTCACCCGCCAGCCCCGCAGCGCGAGCGCGTAGCTGGTCGCGCCGTAGGCGTACGCCGGGCAGGAAAACAGCGAGTCCGAGAGCGTCTCGAACTCCTCGCGTGCCCCCGCGAGCAGCGCGTCGAGGTCGGCACCGGCCATCGCCGCCGCGGGTAACGCGACCGACGAGAGCGCCGAGAACCGGCCCGGAACCCCGGCGGGAACGTCGAGCACCGGCAGGTCGCGTCGGTCGGCGAGCGCTCTCAGGTTCCCCTCTGAGCCCGTCGTGACCAGCGTCCGCTCGGCCCAGTCGACGTCCGCTCGCTCGAACGCCTCCCGGAGGACGAGGAAGGTCGCGAGCGTCTCCGCGGTCGTCCCGGATCGCGAGACGACGTGCATCGCCGTCCGTT
This region of Halalkalicoccus sp. CGA53 genomic DNA includes:
- a CDS encoding CDP-alcohol phosphatidyltransferase family protein, with the translated sequence MSDLRVRSIRSLRLRWGLLALATTGGIAAVYVGIAPFLSDDHAGRWLVGTGAVLAVELGLLWYFIPRNHGDGEALAPSFGPATLVTLLRGVFVACLAGFLLVPWLEGPLAWAPVSLYAAAATLDAVDGALARATDRATVLGARLDTEIDALGVLLAVSLAVGYGQLPLPFLAIGFARYVFVVGSWFRRLRGLPVYDLPSRRIGRTLAGLQMAVLAVALLPVVSPSVATLLATLVAVPFLAGFLRDWLHHAGHLGRAEHR
- a CDS encoding 6-pyruvoyl trahydropterin synthase family protein — encoded protein: MYAVAVETEFVAQHFLTVPDCDPENERHSHHYGLDVAFEGSELDDRGYLLDIEWIEEELERIESRYRDETLNDLPEFEGLNPSVEHFSRVVAESVAESIPTGRLDAITVTVSEDDVARAAYTHSP
- a CDS encoding glucose-6-phosphate isomerase, with amino-acid sequence MKVDIGNALAAEATPGVPRDALDGLDERVATAHERIERGIEEREHGYAALALPGTVDTDEIRAAVAPLSECETLVTVGIGGSALGAATLCDALSPEFDSVVLDNVDPDHTRRVLSTLDLERTAMHVVSRSGTTAETLATFLVLREAFERADVDWAERTLVTTGSEGNLRALADRRDLPVLDVPAGVPGRFSALSSVALPAAAMAGADLDALLAGAREEFETLSDSLFSCPAYAYGATSYALALRGWRVNAMCPYAESLETFSEWFAQLWAESLGKDGLGQLPSRAVGATDQHSQLQYWRAGPRDAMVTLVRPSEREPCPIPETELEGIGYLGGTDLGTVLEAEFEATEASLATAGRPNVRVEVDRIDERGLGELLYGMEAACVLAGELFGVETFTQPAVEWGKRAARGLLGDEGSTEAARVGEKTRLVVE
- a CDS encoding class I SAM-dependent methyltransferase gives rise to the protein MTEFSHERYLRAKRTVDDRAIDRRTFDRLRGALSGRESLSIVEIGCGIGTGFTRLVDWGLFPAGSVVEYVGVDRRPGTVARAHRHVTSWAEGAGHEVRTDEDRQVVGTDERSFSVRFLADDARSVLDEATDVDLLVGQAIFDLLDLERALSACRSALRSGGLLYAPITFDGLTAFEPAHPLDERLLKRYHASMDERTGHSETGRRLLTALPTSGMELLAAGGSDWIVFPPYSADEAYFLAHLTEFVRRELVDADPNPEVERWVETRRSQIEREELVLVAHNLDVLGRVR
- a CDS encoding CopG family transcriptional regulator — encoded protein: MAKRYRLVCEDEVAGRVGSLARRHGLTESEVLSQLVEIGLESCEEPPRHAD
- a CDS encoding zinc-binding dehydrogenase, producing the protein MSRRLLRFVGPGEIEIDTEPIPTPDPGEVLVETACSGISPGTELMLFRGEAPTDLPADETIAALSGDLSYPTTYGYACVGRVSEVGGGVAEEWLDRRVFAFQPHASHFTASPDELVPIGDYSPDRATLLPHVETALSICMDARPTIGERAGVFGQGLIGLLTTQMLAAHPLAELSTVDGSEDRRERSLALGADRSVGSEELLSELDCAIELSGNPAALDSAIGATGYGGRVIVGSWYGAKRVDLDLGGRFHRSRISIESSQVSTIAPRLRGRWDTDRRLSIATAWLSRVDPDTFLTHQFSVEEATEAFRLLDRREAVGVVLTY
- a CDS encoding glycosyltransferase family 4 protein; the protein is MRIGFVIYGDIDARSGGFLYDREIVDRFRARGECEVLSLPWRETASRALADDLRSLLRDRDEEFDVFLQDELAHRSLSLSNRWLDTPTVALVHMLRWPTCSGANRRLARSVERRYLASVNGFVFNSRATRRAVESVTDPSPSVVAYPAGDRFGVETDAETVRSRAIEGPLRVVFLGNVIRRKGLDTLLEALARLEPPWRLTVVGDLGAEPGYTHDIRDLIGRLGIRDSVALAGGISDEALADVLRENHVIALPSRYEPFGIALLEGMSAGLVPLATTAGGPPEFVSHGESGLLVQPGSPETIAMALEALAADRERLATMGVAARERAARHPSWDETADRVHGLLRRVIR